CAGTACATGTCTCGACAAGAGAGAGAGAGAGAGTCATTCTTAACAACAGGAGTTGTATGTATATAATGGGTACCATCATCTTTTGTGTTATAAGTGAAATAATTTTATTTTTATTTTCTGTGAAATAATTTTATTTTTATTTTCTGTAATTTTATAAAAAATATTTTTTTTTTCAAAATACCATCATAATATTTTTTGTTTTTTTTGCAATTTTTTATCAGAATATCTTTTTTTTTGAAAAATAAAACAAAAATTCTCTCAAATAAAAAAATATTGCCAAAGTTATAAAATCTCTTCAAAGCGAATCGAATACAGATTCAAATTCAAAATTTCCTCATATTTTTTAATCCATTTTCAAAAAGGAGACATTATTTGGTAAATAATTAATATCTTTTGCCAAATAATTAGTATCTGCAAGAAAATTCATAAAATCTTGAGTAGTAAAAAGAAAAGGCTCTATCTAACCTATTTGAATACAATTTAAAAAGTAAGAGTTTTCTTGCAGACAGTCAATAATGAATACATTATTTGAGTAGGGATCAAAAATAACTTTTCTTCATTGGAAGATGAGTAAGATACAAGAAGATGCCATATTTGTAAAACATGTTTCTTTTGGTAGTATCGCATAAAAAATATTAAAAAATACAACGAGAAATTCAATTTTTATCGGTAATACATAAAAGATTGAAAAAAAAGTATTTTGTACTTGTGCAAAGTTTTATTACCTTAAACCATACCAAAAAGTGCTTATTTATCATAATTTATTACAAGAAATACTATCAAAAGGTGTAAAAAAAGAAGATAGAACAGGGACAGGTACGCTCTCTATTTTTGGGTATCAAATGCGATTTGATCTATCTGATGGCTTCCCTTTATTGACGACAAAAAGAGTATTCATAAAGCCAATTATCTATGAACTTCTTTGGTTTTTATCAGGTTCTACAAATATACAATACCTTCATTCAAAAAACGTGCATATATGGGATGAATGGGCAGATGAATACGGAGACCTTGGTCCCATTTATGGGTACCAATGGAGGAATTGGATTGATAAAAAAGGTAATACTATAGACCAAATTGATAAAGTAATTCATTCTATACAAACGAACCCACATAGCAGGAGGCATATAGTTTCAGCTTGGAATGTAGGTGATATTGAATACATGAAACTACCCCCTTGTCATATACTTTTTCAGTTCTATGTATCCAATAATAAGCTTAGTTGCTCTCTTTATCAAAGAAGTGCTGATGTATTTATAGGGTTGCCATTTAATATAGCTTCTTACTCACTTCTTACTCAGATGATAGCCCATGTTTGTAATTTAGAATTAGGAGATTTTATAATAAGTTTAGGAGATGCACATATATATTTAAATCATTTACCGCAAGTGAAAGAACAATTGTCAAGGACATTTAAATTCTTACCTACAATGAAAATAAATAAAAATAGAGATACTATACATTCTTTTCAATACGAAGATTTTACTTTAGAAAACTATTACTCACATCCGTTCATAAAAGCAGATATATCAGTATAAACAATGGTATTGTCCCTCCTCAAAAGCAACTTCTCCAAAAATATAATAAGATATTGCATATTTTCTCTTGCCCTCCTCTCCGCACAGGCACAAGCACCTACAAAATCATTCTCTTTCTTTGAAGAAAATGGAAAAAAAGGACTTAAAAACCATGCAGGAGAGATAATAATTCCTGCCCAGTACAACCAACTTGGCTGGACTCGAGCAATAGATACTCCTCTGATTCTCAAAAACACTTTGGGGTATAAATATAATAACTTTTGGGGGATTCTCACACTCTCTCATAAGAAAATAACAGCCCCCATCTACGATGCAATACACCTTCTCCCCAATAAATTGCTTTTAGTTTCTTTCAAATCTCATAATTCCACACTCTCACTCTTTGGAATCATTGATGAACAAAACAATCCCATCGTTCCCATTCAGTATTTTAGCATAGAATTGGTAAATCCCTACAAAAATATATACATTGTCAGCTCTTTTCTCAAAAATCAAGTCCTTTATGGGCTTGTTTCCCATACCAATACCATTGTTCCCATAGAATATAAAAAACTAACTCGCTTCTCAACAAACATTTATAAAGCCACTTCTCATCTTAATACCATAACTCTCTTTTATGAGCAGGGAGATACGGTTTTTCCCCAAGAATATGAAAACATCGTCCCTCTCAATACCCGTATTTTTATAACCAAACAAAGGGGAAGCTACGGGGTTATGGATAAAAATGGAAATACTATCCACAAAAATACCTATAAAAATATAACAAAAATAAACGATACGCTTGTAAAAATA
The window above is part of the Chitinophagaceae bacterium genome. Proteins encoded here:
- a CDS encoding thymidylate synthase, with the translated sequence MLIYHNLLQEILSKGVKKEDRTGTGTLSIFGYQMRFDLSDGFPLLTTKRVFIKPIIYELLWFLSGSTNIQYLHSKNVHIWDEWADEYGDLGPIYGYQWRNWIDKKGNTIDQIDKVIHSIQTNPHSRRHIVSAWNVGDIEYMKLPPCHILFQFYVSNNKLSCSLYQRSADVFIGLPFNIASYSLLTQMIAHVCNLELGDFIISLGDAHIYLNHLPQVKEQLSRTFKFLPTMKINKNRDTIHSFQYEDFTLENYYSHPFIKADISV